Proteins found in one Panthera tigris isolate Pti1 chromosome B3, P.tigris_Pti1_mat1.1, whole genome shotgun sequence genomic segment:
- the TMCO5A gene encoding transmembrane and coiled-coil domain-containing protein 5A isoform X1: MEEHKDNQLDYESEKVEILRLVQSKRNINSLNMDLERDMQRIDEANQELLLKIQEKENEIQRMEGEIAHTRDLAEDEEWEKENHTMIERKKALQELEEETARLDRKNETLVHSIEELQRKLTRKSHKATKCEQEDLKGTPEESKAKLKQLEASCADQEQKLTKVMEDYTFVAQLCEDQALCIKKYQETLRKIEEELETRFLEREVSKVLSMNSARKKCNSQNNKDDSLQNKGTWFCKRFFQYVFSTTLFFIRLLGYLFFHICFINPDLLINTLPKILSRGILWKLRCFLFPSLTLETEDMLPH, from the exons ATGGAAGAACACAAGGACAATCAGCTAGACTATGA GTCAGAGAAAGTGGAAATCTTAAGACTGGTCCAGTCAAAGAGGAACATTAACAGTTTGAACATGGACCTTGAAAGGGATATGCAGAGAATAGATGAAGCAAATCAGGAACTTCTTCTCAaaatccaagagaaagaaaatgagattcagaG GATGGAAGGTGAGATTGCTCACACCAGAGACTTGGCTGAAGATGAAGAATGGGAAAAGGAGAACCACACCATGATAGAGAGGAAAAAAGCCTTGCAGGAGCTGGAAGAAGAGACAGCCAGACTT GATAGGAAGAATGAGACTCTGGTCCACAGTATAGAAGAACTTCAAAGAAAG CTTACAAGGAAATCACATAAGGCAACCAAGTGTGAACAAGAAGATCTAAAAGGAACCCCAGAAGAGTCAAAG GCTAAGTTAAAACAGCTGGAAGCTTCCTGTGCAGACCAAGAGCAAAAGCTGACCAAG GTAATGGAAGACTACACATTTGTGGCACAGCTCTGTGAAGATCAGGCCCTCTGCATAAAG AAGTACCAGGAAACTCTgaggaaaatagaagaagaacTAGAGACTCGGTTCCTTGAGAGAGAAGT ATCAAAAGTCTTGAGCATGAATTCTGCTAGAAAAAAGTGTAACAGCCAAAATAATAAG GATGATTCTCTCCAAAACAAGGGAACTTGGTTCTGTAAAAG GTTTTTTCAATATGTCTTTTCCACCACCCTATTTTTCATCAGACTGCTGGGCTACTTGTTTTTCCACATATGCTTTATAAATCCCGATCTCCTTATCAACACACTGCCCAAGATATTGAGCAGGGGCATTCTGTGGAAGCTAAGATGcttcctctttccatctctcacaCTTGAGACAGAGGACATGTTACCCCACTGA
- the TMCO5A gene encoding transmembrane and coiled-coil domain-containing protein 5A isoform X2, whose amino-acid sequence MQSHIQGPRSEKVEILRLVQSKRNINSLNMDLERDMQRIDEANQELLLKIQEKENEIQRMEGEIAHTRDLAEDEEWEKENHTMIERKKALQELEEETARLDRKNETLVHSIEELQRKLTRKSHKATKCEQEDLKGTPEESKAKLKQLEASCADQEQKLTKVMEDYTFVAQLCEDQALCIKKYQETLRKIEEELETRFLEREVSKVLSMNSARKKCNSQNNKDDSLQNKGTWFCKRFFQYVFSTTLFFIRLLGYLFFHICFINPDLLINTLPKILSRGILWKLRCFLFPSLTLETEDMLPH is encoded by the exons ATGCAAAGTCACATCCAAGGACCAAG GTCAGAGAAAGTGGAAATCTTAAGACTGGTCCAGTCAAAGAGGAACATTAACAGTTTGAACATGGACCTTGAAAGGGATATGCAGAGAATAGATGAAGCAAATCAGGAACTTCTTCTCAaaatccaagagaaagaaaatgagattcagaG GATGGAAGGTGAGATTGCTCACACCAGAGACTTGGCTGAAGATGAAGAATGGGAAAAGGAGAACCACACCATGATAGAGAGGAAAAAAGCCTTGCAGGAGCTGGAAGAAGAGACAGCCAGACTT GATAGGAAGAATGAGACTCTGGTCCACAGTATAGAAGAACTTCAAAGAAAG CTTACAAGGAAATCACATAAGGCAACCAAGTGTGAACAAGAAGATCTAAAAGGAACCCCAGAAGAGTCAAAG GCTAAGTTAAAACAGCTGGAAGCTTCCTGTGCAGACCAAGAGCAAAAGCTGACCAAG GTAATGGAAGACTACACATTTGTGGCACAGCTCTGTGAAGATCAGGCCCTCTGCATAAAG AAGTACCAGGAAACTCTgaggaaaatagaagaagaacTAGAGACTCGGTTCCTTGAGAGAGAAGT ATCAAAAGTCTTGAGCATGAATTCTGCTAGAAAAAAGTGTAACAGCCAAAATAATAAG GATGATTCTCTCCAAAACAAGGGAACTTGGTTCTGTAAAAG GTTTTTTCAATATGTCTTTTCCACCACCCTATTTTTCATCAGACTGCTGGGCTACTTGTTTTTCCACATATGCTTTATAAATCCCGATCTCCTTATCAACACACTGCCCAAGATATTGAGCAGGGGCATTCTGTGGAAGCTAAGATGcttcctctttccatctctcacaCTTGAGACAGAGGACATGTTACCCCACTGA
- the TMCO5A gene encoding transmembrane and coiled-coil domain-containing protein 5A isoform X3 has translation MTYRSEKVEILRLVQSKRNINSLNMDLERDMQRIDEANQELLLKIQEKENEIQRMEGEIAHTRDLAEDEEWEKENHTMIERKKALQELEEETARLDRKNETLVHSIEELQRKLTRKSHKATKCEQEDLKGTPEESKAKLKQLEASCADQEQKLTKVMEDYTFVAQLCEDQALCIKKYQETLRKIEEELETRFLEREVSKVLSMNSARKKCNSQNNKDDSLQNKGTWFCKRFFQYVFSTTLFFIRLLGYLFFHICFINPDLLINTLPKILSRGILWKLRCFLFPSLTLETEDMLPH, from the exons ATGA CCTACAGGTCAGAGAAAGTGGAAATCTTAAGACTGGTCCAGTCAAAGAGGAACATTAACAGTTTGAACATGGACCTTGAAAGGGATATGCAGAGAATAGATGAAGCAAATCAGGAACTTCTTCTCAaaatccaagagaaagaaaatgagattcagaG GATGGAAGGTGAGATTGCTCACACCAGAGACTTGGCTGAAGATGAAGAATGGGAAAAGGAGAACCACACCATGATAGAGAGGAAAAAAGCCTTGCAGGAGCTGGAAGAAGAGACAGCCAGACTT GATAGGAAGAATGAGACTCTGGTCCACAGTATAGAAGAACTTCAAAGAAAG CTTACAAGGAAATCACATAAGGCAACCAAGTGTGAACAAGAAGATCTAAAAGGAACCCCAGAAGAGTCAAAG GCTAAGTTAAAACAGCTGGAAGCTTCCTGTGCAGACCAAGAGCAAAAGCTGACCAAG GTAATGGAAGACTACACATTTGTGGCACAGCTCTGTGAAGATCAGGCCCTCTGCATAAAG AAGTACCAGGAAACTCTgaggaaaatagaagaagaacTAGAGACTCGGTTCCTTGAGAGAGAAGT ATCAAAAGTCTTGAGCATGAATTCTGCTAGAAAAAAGTGTAACAGCCAAAATAATAAG GATGATTCTCTCCAAAACAAGGGAACTTGGTTCTGTAAAAG GTTTTTTCAATATGTCTTTTCCACCACCCTATTTTTCATCAGACTGCTGGGCTACTTGTTTTTCCACATATGCTTTATAAATCCCGATCTCCTTATCAACACACTGCCCAAGATATTGAGCAGGGGCATTCTGTGGAAGCTAAGATGcttcctctttccatctctcacaCTTGAGACAGAGGACATGTTACCCCACTGA
- the TMCO5A gene encoding transmembrane and coiled-coil domain-containing protein 5A isoform X4 encodes MDLERDMQRIDEANQELLLKIQEKENEIQRMEGEIAHTRDLAEDEEWEKENHTMIERKKALQELEEETARLDRKNETLVHSIEELQRKLTRKSHKATKCEQEDLKGTPEESKAKLKQLEASCADQEQKLTKVMEDYTFVAQLCEDQALCIKKYQETLRKIEEELETRFLEREVSKVLSMNSARKKCNSQNNKDDSLQNKGTWFCKRFFQYVFSTTLFFIRLLGYLFFHICFINPDLLINTLPKILSRGILWKLRCFLFPSLTLETEDMLPH; translated from the exons ATGGACCTTGAAAGGGATATGCAGAGAATAGATGAAGCAAATCAGGAACTTCTTCTCAaaatccaagagaaagaaaatgagattcagaG GATGGAAGGTGAGATTGCTCACACCAGAGACTTGGCTGAAGATGAAGAATGGGAAAAGGAGAACCACACCATGATAGAGAGGAAAAAAGCCTTGCAGGAGCTGGAAGAAGAGACAGCCAGACTT GATAGGAAGAATGAGACTCTGGTCCACAGTATAGAAGAACTTCAAAGAAAG CTTACAAGGAAATCACATAAGGCAACCAAGTGTGAACAAGAAGATCTAAAAGGAACCCCAGAAGAGTCAAAG GCTAAGTTAAAACAGCTGGAAGCTTCCTGTGCAGACCAAGAGCAAAAGCTGACCAAG GTAATGGAAGACTACACATTTGTGGCACAGCTCTGTGAAGATCAGGCCCTCTGCATAAAG AAGTACCAGGAAACTCTgaggaaaatagaagaagaacTAGAGACTCGGTTCCTTGAGAGAGAAGT ATCAAAAGTCTTGAGCATGAATTCTGCTAGAAAAAAGTGTAACAGCCAAAATAATAAG GATGATTCTCTCCAAAACAAGGGAACTTGGTTCTGTAAAAG GTTTTTTCAATATGTCTTTTCCACCACCCTATTTTTCATCAGACTGCTGGGCTACTTGTTTTTCCACATATGCTTTATAAATCCCGATCTCCTTATCAACACACTGCCCAAGATATTGAGCAGGGGCATTCTGTGGAAGCTAAGATGcttcctctttccatctctcacaCTTGAGACAGAGGACATGTTACCCCACTGA